A section of the Verrucomicrobiota bacterium genome encodes:
- a CDS encoding rhomboid family intramembrane serine protease, producing MEDEQAIITARSRQEAMEWALVLASQGIQSTVEPVAETSAWRLNIPAKQYFPARESIRLYLRENRNRRWRREWETTGLLFDGRAVFYFLFLNLLHGIVATGVDGVREAGRMDAAKVASGEWWRLLTATTLHADIPHLIANTTTGIILLGVAMGIYGAGPALLGSLLAGAMGNGLGLLLHDGTYRSLGASGMVMGSLGLLAAHSWLHNRELGGLKLAVRGLMGGVFILLLLGMDPRSDVVVHVGGFVGGILSGLLWVATPNRWRQKYATDWGTVLVCLVLLLVAWGFALRFG from the coding sequence ATGGAAGACGAACAAGCCATCATCACCGCGCGATCCAGGCAGGAAGCCATGGAGTGGGCACTGGTTTTGGCCAGCCAGGGAATTCAATCGACGGTTGAGCCAGTGGCCGAAACATCCGCTTGGCGGTTGAACATTCCCGCCAAACAATACTTCCCGGCACGGGAATCCATCCGCCTGTATCTCCGGGAAAACCGCAATCGCCGCTGGCGGCGGGAATGGGAAACGACCGGGTTGCTATTTGATGGGCGGGCGGTCTTCTATTTCCTGTTTTTGAACCTGCTACACGGGATTGTTGCGACCGGTGTGGACGGGGTGCGGGAGGCCGGACGGATGGATGCGGCCAAAGTGGCATCGGGCGAATGGTGGCGCCTACTGACTGCCACCACCTTGCATGCCGACATTCCCCACCTGATAGCCAACACCACCACCGGCATCATCCTGCTGGGTGTGGCGATGGGTATTTACGGGGCGGGACCAGCGTTGCTGGGTTCGCTCTTGGCAGGTGCCATGGGCAACGGCCTCGGCCTGTTACTGCATGACGGGACTTATCGCAGTTTAGGGGCCTCGGGAATGGTCATGGGATCGCTGGGTTTGCTGGCGGCACATTCCTGGTTGCACAACCGCGAACTCGGCGGCTTAAAACTCGCCGTGCGCGGCTTGATGGGCGGTGTCTTTATCCTGTTACTTCTGGGGATGGATCCACGCAGCGACGTGGTGGTGCATGTGGGGGGATTTGTGGGCGGCATCCTGTCGGGATTACTTTGGGTGGCCACTCCGAATCGCTGGCGGCAAAAATACGCGACGGACTGGGGCACGGTCCTTGTTTGTCTGGTGCTGCTACTGGTCGCTTGGGGATTCGCCTTGCGATTTGGCTGA
- a CDS encoding NAD-dependent epimerase/dehydratase family protein has translation MEKTRLVEKDPQLKKDDLIVITGAGGFIAGNLVKYFHTKGFTNIRAVDKKPLYEWYLRTPGVENLNLDCSEELNCRRVCEGAVEVYNLAADMGGMGFIERFRVECLRSILVNTHMIEAAWRAGARRYFFSSSACAYNTLLQQDPNVRALKETDAYPAMSERGYGWEKLMSEMFCQEYWAERGLKTAIARFHNVYGPHGTWDGGREKAPAAMCRKMIEAIDANNLNISIWGDGHQTRSFMYIDDCVKGIDMIMHCDKLIATPINLGSSELVSINELVSKVEKIAGVKLKRTYDLNAPRGVAGRNSDNTFIKQMLKWEPNTPLDTGMRATYKWIKEQYYARKEGKHVVE, from the coding sequence ATGGAAAAAACACGCTTGGTGGAAAAAGATCCACAACTGAAAAAAGACGACTTGATCGTCATCACTGGCGCCGGCGGTTTCATTGCCGGCAACCTGGTCAAATATTTCCACACCAAAGGTTTCACCAACATTCGCGCGGTGGACAAAAAACCGTTGTACGAATGGTACCTGCGGACACCCGGAGTGGAAAATCTGAACCTGGATTGCAGCGAAGAGCTGAACTGCCGCCGGGTTTGCGAAGGCGCGGTGGAAGTCTATAACCTCGCCGCCGACATGGGCGGCATGGGATTTATCGAACGGTTCCGCGTCGAATGCCTGCGCAGCATCCTGGTCAACACCCACATGATCGAGGCCGCCTGGCGCGCGGGTGCGCGGCGTTACTTCTTCTCCTCCTCAGCCTGTGCGTACAATACCCTGCTCCAACAAGACCCGAACGTGCGCGCACTCAAGGAAACGGACGCGTATCCCGCGATGTCCGAACGCGGCTACGGCTGGGAAAAGCTGATGAGCGAAATGTTCTGCCAGGAATACTGGGCGGAGCGCGGCTTGAAGACCGCCATTGCCCGTTTCCACAATGTTTATGGCCCCCACGGCACCTGGGATGGTGGCCGCGAAAAAGCACCAGCCGCCATGTGTCGCAAGATGATCGAAGCCATTGATGCCAACAACCTCAACATCAGTATCTGGGGTGACGGTCATCAGACCCGCAGTTTCATGTATATTGACGACTGCGTGAAGGGCATTGATATGATCATGCACTGCGACAAATTGATTGCCACGCCGATCAACCTGGGCTCCAGCGAACTGGTCTCGATCAACGAACTGGTCTCCAAGGTCGAAAAAATCGCGGGTGTTAAATTGAAACGAACATACGATCTGAATGCGCCGCGCGGAGTGGCGGGACGCAATAGCGACAACACCTTCATCAAGCAGATGCTCAAATGGGAACCAAACACTCCCTTGGATACCGGTATGCGTGCTACTTACAAGTGGATTAAAGAGCAATACTATGCCCGCAAAGAGGGCAAACACGTGGTGGAATAA
- a CDS encoding sigma factor-like helix-turn-helix DNA-binding protein, with amino-acid sequence MPKTTEEQTGADYPLQQNESQSVQQCLVVPERIQHLSTTELPRSVRLEGALDKLGVTKLGDLNGVPVSRLRNGGNCGQVTINELFKLIERANAGEFELSESEKKQFKFATLARFTDELVKVIDKRDRVIFLRRFGGNTEPAQTLESIGTRFHVTRERIRQIETKILILLSSEGGPKLKFYLERVVAYCCEEVYPLTPERVARWAKEQKYALQYHPSFYVRLYADLWPDLPAWPDGQKVGYSHAPRLDAVAKCLEDKLREQNTSLTLKKALAMLQAPGGYPQVTTVEFLQALGRSPWLPVQFDDGKNPKVSAA; translated from the coding sequence ATGCCGAAGACAACCGAAGAACAAACTGGTGCGGATTATCCGCTTCAACAGAATGAATCGCAAAGCGTGCAACAATGCCTGGTGGTCCCTGAACGGATTCAGCATTTGAGCACGACGGAACTGCCGCGCTCCGTGCGACTGGAGGGCGCCTTGGACAAATTGGGCGTCACCAAATTGGGAGACCTCAACGGAGTGCCGGTCAGCCGGTTGAGGAACGGTGGTAATTGCGGGCAGGTGACCATTAATGAACTTTTCAAGCTGATTGAACGCGCCAACGCCGGCGAGTTCGAATTGTCCGAGAGCGAGAAAAAACAGTTCAAGTTCGCCACCTTGGCCCGGTTTACGGATGAATTGGTGAAAGTGATTGACAAGCGGGACCGGGTGATTTTCCTCCGTCGTTTTGGTGGCAATACCGAACCGGCGCAAACGCTGGAAAGCATCGGCACCCGGTTTCATGTCACCCGCGAGCGCATTCGCCAGATTGAGACCAAGATCCTTATCCTGCTAAGCAGTGAGGGCGGCCCGAAACTCAAATTTTACTTGGAACGCGTGGTGGCCTACTGCTGCGAAGAAGTGTATCCGTTGACACCCGAGCGGGTGGCTCGCTGGGCGAAAGAGCAGAAATATGCGTTGCAATATCACCCCTCGTTTTACGTCCGGCTGTACGCGGATCTCTGGCCGGATTTGCCCGCTTGGCCGGACGGGCAGAAGGTTGGCTATTCCCATGCACCGCGCTTGGATGCGGTAGCCAAGTGCCTGGAAGACAAATTGCGGGAACAAAACACGAGCCTGACGCTCAAGAAAGCCCTGGCCATGTTGCAGGCGCCAGGTGGTTATCCGCAAGTCACCACAGTGGAATTTCTCCAAGCCCTTGGCCGGAGTCCATGGCTGCCGGTACAGTTTGACGACGGTAAAAATCCAAAGGTTTCCGCGGCGTAA